In one window of Duganella dendranthematis DNA:
- the pilV gene encoding type IV pilus modification protein PilV — protein sequence MRARGFTLLEILIAMLVLALGILGGVALQLAALRARQQSVLLSQATQMATALAERMRANPAQHDTYLTFDYDAFVEPAPGAPAALCYAGAGAGACSAQQLALADLYEAKSQMRSHLPAGRVVVCRDAGLWSGGKLHWSCSGGVAAPTVVKVGWRGKRPDGTQDKTAAGEYVPSVALVVGASP from the coding sequence GTGCGCGCCCGTGGCTTTACGCTGCTGGAAATCCTGATCGCCATGCTGGTGCTTGCCTTGGGCATTCTCGGCGGCGTGGCGTTGCAGCTGGCTGCGTTGCGGGCGCGGCAGCAGTCGGTGCTGCTGTCGCAGGCGACCCAGATGGCCACCGCGCTGGCCGAACGCATGCGCGCCAATCCCGCGCAGCACGATACCTATCTCACCTTTGATTACGATGCTTTTGTAGAGCCAGCGCCTGGTGCGCCAGCTGCGCTTTGTTACGCCGGTGCTGGCGCCGGAGCTTGCTCGGCGCAGCAGTTGGCGCTAGCCGACCTGTACGAAGCCAAGTCGCAAATGCGATCGCACTTGCCCGCCGGCCGCGTCGTTGTCTGCCGCGATGCCGGCTTGTGGAGCGGCGGCAAGCTGCACTGGTCATGTAGCGGCGGCGTTGCAGCGCCCACCGTGGTCAAGGTCGGCTGGCGTGGCAAGCGACCGGATGGCACGCAGGACAAGACAGCCGCCGGGGAATACGTGCCCAGCGTTGCGCTGGTGGTGGGAGCGTCACCATGA
- the ribD gene encoding bifunctional diaminohydroxyphosphoribosylaminopyrimidine deaminase/5-amino-6-(5-phosphoribosylamino)uracil reductase RibD translates to MTLALEWAAKGLYSTAPNPHIGCVIVRDGQVIGAGVTQQAGSDHAEIQALKDAQARGHDVRGATAYVTLEPCNHHGRTPPCSDALVRAGLGRVVAAMEDPNPLVAGQGLAKLAAHGIETSVGLLAEQAYELNIGFFSRMTRGLPWVRMKTAASLDGMTALHNGVSQWITGPEARADGHHWRARADAILTGIGTVKADNPQLNVRAVETPRQPRRIVVDSRLDIDLSAKILEGGGTWIVAAVRHSEKEAALAAAGHDVIVLPNASGKVDLPELMRELGRRQINELHVEAGGKLNGSLIREGCVDELLVYLAPALIGDAQGMFALPALTDLANKKMLKFHEVKQIGEDLRILARFTH, encoded by the coding sequence ATGACGCTGGCGCTGGAATGGGCCGCAAAGGGCCTGTACAGCACCGCGCCGAATCCGCACATCGGTTGCGTGATCGTGCGCGACGGCCAAGTGATCGGCGCCGGCGTCACGCAACAGGCCGGCAGCGACCACGCCGAAATTCAGGCGCTGAAGGATGCGCAGGCGCGCGGCCACGACGTGCGCGGCGCCACTGCCTACGTGACGCTGGAGCCGTGCAATCACCACGGCCGCACTCCGCCATGCTCGGACGCGCTGGTGCGTGCCGGCCTCGGCCGCGTGGTGGCGGCGATGGAAGATCCGAACCCGCTGGTGGCCGGGCAGGGCTTGGCCAAGCTTGCCGCCCATGGCATCGAGACCAGCGTCGGCTTGCTGGCCGAACAGGCGTATGAACTGAACATCGGCTTTTTCTCGCGCATGACGCGCGGTCTGCCGTGGGTGCGCATGAAAACCGCCGCCAGCCTGGACGGCATGACAGCGCTGCACAACGGCGTCAGCCAGTGGATCACTGGTCCGGAAGCGCGTGCCGACGGCCACCACTGGCGCGCGCGCGCCGACGCCATCCTGACCGGCATCGGCACCGTCAAGGCCGATAATCCGCAACTGAACGTGCGCGCCGTCGAGACCCCGCGCCAGCCGCGCCGCATCGTGGTCGATAGCCGGCTTGATATTGACCTTTCCGCCAAAATATTGGAGGGAGGCGGGACGTGGATCGTGGCCGCCGTGCGCCATTCGGAGAAGGAAGCCGCGCTGGCCGCCGCCGGTCACGACGTCATCGTGCTGCCCAACGCCAGCGGCAAGGTCGATCTGCCCGAACTGATGCGCGAGCTGGGCCGCCGCCAGATCAACGAGCTGCACGTCGAAGCCGGCGGCAAGTTGAACGGTTCGCTGATCCGCGAAGGCTGCGTCGATGAGCTGCTGGTGTATCTGGCGCCGGCGCTGATCGGCGACGCGCAAGGCATGTTTGCCCTGCCGGCGCTGACCGACCTGGCCAACAAGAAAATGTTGAAATTTCACGAGGTTAAGCAGATCGGCGAAGATTTGCGTATCCTTGCCCGCTTCACTCATTAG
- the ybgC gene encoding tol-pal system-associated acyl-CoA thioesterase — MPADFIWNVRVYYEDTDAGGIVYYANYLKFFERARTEWLRALDVNQHTLLAEHDTLFVVKSVSAEYHAPAKLDDELKLTVSIEKLGRASIVFLQEAWCGQQLLNTARVKVGCVDSALRPRAVPAAVADKMRQTSITTQTD; from the coding sequence ATGCCAGCAGATTTCATCTGGAACGTCCGGGTCTATTACGAAGACACCGACGCCGGCGGTATCGTCTATTACGCAAACTACCTCAAGTTCTTCGAGCGCGCCCGCACCGAGTGGCTGCGCGCCCTCGATGTGAACCAGCACACACTGCTGGCGGAACACGATACCTTGTTCGTCGTCAAAAGCGTCAGCGCGGAGTATCATGCGCCTGCAAAGCTGGATGATGAACTAAAATTAACAGTTAGCATCGAAAAACTCGGCCGCGCCTCCATCGTCTTCCTGCAGGAAGCCTGGTGCGGCCAACAGTTGCTGAACACGGCGCGGGTCAAGGTGGGCTGCGTCGATTCCGCCCTGCGTCCGCGCGCCGTTCCGGCGGCCGTTGCCGACAAAATGCGCCAAACCAGTATCACCACCCAAACCGACTGA
- a CDS encoding PilW family protein has product MKTTSCGGWGMVEFLIAVALGLLVTLLASGLLVAAGSNYRNHSDTMWLNDGGRYALQVMAQAIRQGAYVNWDRDGAPPELDPAMSASVDGLDAATITRNSEGIGAPLPSVVAGSDVLALRFSGSGDGASGDGSSVNCGGFGVAGDTRGWSIFYVGVDADGEPELRCKYRSASGWGADAVVRGVDSFQVLYGVDTDAPMDGVPNLYLNATAVTAASGWKRVCTIKLALLLHGEGNTRLDTVSATFDLFGSAYADAHPDDIGARVMEGDLPQAQRLRPRRIFSTTVALRNRDG; this is encoded by the coding sequence ATGAAGACGACATCCTGTGGCGGCTGGGGCATGGTCGAATTCCTGATCGCGGTTGCGCTGGGCTTGCTGGTGACCCTGCTGGCGAGCGGTCTGCTGGTGGCGGCCGGCAGCAATTATCGCAACCACAGCGACACCATGTGGCTCAACGATGGCGGCCGTTACGCCTTGCAGGTGATGGCGCAGGCGATACGGCAGGGCGCTTACGTCAACTGGGATCGCGATGGTGCGCCGCCGGAACTTGATCCTGCAATGTCCGCCTCCGTGGACGGCCTGGACGCCGCCACCATTACCCGCAACAGCGAGGGCATCGGCGCGCCGCTTCCATCGGTAGTCGCGGGCAGCGACGTGCTGGCGTTGCGCTTCAGCGGCTCCGGCGATGGCGCGAGTGGCGACGGTTCCAGCGTCAACTGCGGCGGCTTTGGCGTGGCCGGCGATACGCGCGGCTGGAGCATTTTCTATGTGGGCGTGGATGCCGACGGCGAGCCTGAGTTGCGCTGCAAATACCGCAGCGCGTCCGGTTGGGGCGCGGATGCGGTGGTGCGCGGCGTTGATTCGTTCCAGGTGCTGTATGGCGTCGATACCGATGCGCCGATGGACGGCGTACCCAATCTCTACCTCAATGCGACCGCCGTGACTGCAGCTTCGGGTTGGAAACGCGTGTGCACCATCAAGCTCGCCTTGCTGCTACACGGCGAGGGCAACACGCGACTCGATACGGTGAGCGCGACCTTTGATCTGTTTGGCTCGGCGTATGCCGATGCGCATCCAGACGATATCGGTGCGCGGGTAATGGAAGGGGATTTGCCGCAGGCGCAGCGCTTGCGGCCTCGTCGCATTTTCAGCACCACGGTGGCGTTGCGAAATCGGGATGGCTGA
- a CDS encoding pilus assembly protein: MVLLLVLAKCVGAPAHAAPAVDIDSQPLAAACKPGKVVGGTANGPMLLRPAAASVSASPPSPPSAGDLYQSTMDIGDWSGHFSRYILPAGAAGSGGESVLAWDAGAILTGSTGQPPTPTPEQRNIYTAIIQPNGVLTMTPFTWQTLSAEQQAALNQSDNAGEQRLNYLRGDRTLEGKPFRQRTSILGDAVHSTAVYVGAIDHREAVYLGANDGMLHAFDAITGIELFAYVPDVLVAQLHHLTKPTYVHRAYVDGPASTGQVSINGKQKTILISAMGGGAHGVFALDVTDPTHFAAGLGALWEFTDRDDVLMGNVITMPQIAQVRVQAGGLRYFAIVASGINNDGDGALFLLALDKPRDQGWKLNTNYYRVTTLASALSAPVLLKDSEGALLYAYAGDQQGNLWRFDFSGKAPWPDAIGKPLFVARDAQGQRQPITEQPLLAYAKVRGYVILFGTGRLIEKADRSASPVTQSYYGIIDSLQTPQEVITGRKQLTPRFLDGSGALLSISGALMDAQSKGWYVDFVQTNERSINAGVLTDGAVLFNTVLPGADMCAATRSRSYALSAVTGLPDDGRFTAILPNNDAIVGLMLPEYTPLPLLLPQSAMAGPRDATGRLLQTKKSALVQVAGAGQVAPIGSVKSTRRTGRLSWREISNWHELHEAAK, encoded by the coding sequence ATGGTTTTGTTGCTCGTCTTGGCGAAGTGCGTCGGCGCGCCAGCGCACGCCGCGCCGGCGGTGGATATCGACAGCCAGCCGCTGGCGGCGGCGTGCAAGCCAGGCAAGGTGGTGGGCGGGACGGCAAACGGGCCGATGTTGCTGCGGCCGGCTGCGGCGTCTGTGTCGGCCTCGCCACCGTCGCCGCCCAGCGCTGGCGACCTGTATCAGTCCACGATGGACATTGGCGACTGGAGCGGCCATTTCTCGCGTTACATCTTGCCGGCTGGTGCGGCGGGCAGCGGTGGGGAATCTGTGCTGGCTTGGGACGCTGGCGCCATTCTCACCGGCAGCACCGGGCAGCCGCCAACGCCGACGCCGGAACAGCGCAACATCTACACCGCCATCATTCAGCCCAACGGCGTGCTGACCATGACGCCCTTCACCTGGCAGACGCTCTCGGCCGAACAGCAAGCCGCGCTCAATCAGTCCGACAACGCCGGCGAACAACGCCTCAATTACCTGCGCGGCGACCGCACACTGGAAGGCAAACCATTCCGCCAACGCACCAGCATTCTCGGCGACGCAGTCCATAGCACAGCCGTCTACGTCGGCGCCATCGACCACCGCGAAGCGGTCTACCTCGGCGCCAACGACGGCATGCTGCACGCTTTCGACGCCATCACCGGCATCGAACTCTTCGCCTATGTGCCGGACGTGCTGGTCGCCCAACTGCACCACCTGACCAAACCCACCTACGTCCACCGCGCTTACGTTGACGGCCCGGCAAGTACCGGCCAAGTCAGCATCAACGGCAAACAAAAAACCATACTCATCTCCGCCATGGGCGGCGGCGCTCACGGCGTATTCGCGCTGGACGTCACGGACCCAACACACTTCGCCGCCGGCCTCGGCGCGCTGTGGGAATTTACCGACCGCGACGATGTCTTAATGGGCAACGTCATCACCATGCCGCAGATCGCACAAGTGCGCGTGCAAGCCGGCGGGTTGCGTTACTTCGCCATCGTCGCCAGCGGCATCAACAACGATGGCGACGGCGCGCTGTTTCTGCTGGCCCTCGACAAACCCCGCGACCAGGGCTGGAAGCTCAACACCAACTACTACCGCGTTACCACGCTCGCCAGCGCACTCAGCGCGCCGGTGCTGCTGAAAGACAGCGAGGGCGCCTTGTTGTACGCCTACGCCGGTGATCAGCAGGGCAACCTGTGGCGTTTCGATTTCAGCGGCAAGGCACCGTGGCCCGACGCCATCGGGAAACCGCTGTTCGTGGCGCGTGACGCGCAGGGCCAGCGCCAACCGATCACTGAGCAGCCTTTGCTGGCCTACGCCAAGGTGCGCGGCTATGTCATCCTGTTCGGCACCGGGAGGCTGATAGAAAAAGCCGACCGCAGCGCGTCGCCTGTCACGCAATCGTACTACGGCATCATCGACAGCCTGCAGACGCCGCAGGAAGTGATTACTGGCCGCAAGCAACTGACGCCGCGTTTCCTCGACGGGAGCGGCGCATTGCTCAGCATCAGCGGCGCCCTCATGGATGCGCAGAGCAAGGGCTGGTACGTCGACTTTGTGCAGACCAACGAGCGCAGTATCAATGCCGGCGTGCTAACCGACGGCGCGGTGCTGTTCAACACTGTGTTGCCCGGCGCTGATATGTGCGCGGCCACGCGCAGCCGCAGCTACGCGCTGAGCGCAGTGACCGGACTGCCGGATGACGGCCGCTTCACCGCCATCTTGCCAAACAACGATGCGATTGTCGGCCTGATGCTGCCCGAGTACACGCCGCTGCCGCTGTTGCTTCCGCAATCAGCGATGGCGGGGCCGCGCGATGCCACGGGACGCCTTCTGCAAACAAAGAAGTCAGCGCTGGTGCAGGTCGCGGGAGCAGGGCAGGTGGCGCCGATTGGCAGCGTCAAAAGCACGCGCCGCACGGGGCGGTTGAGCTGGCGCGAAATCAGTAATTGGCACGAATTGCACGAGGCCGCGAAATGA
- the nrdR gene encoding transcriptional regulator NrdR, translated as MKCPFCQHEDTQVLDTRVSEEGDSIRRRRRCGKCDKRFTTYERIELVMPYVVKKNGSRTEYAAAKLRGSLELALRKRPVAAPAVDAAIASIEEKLLTSGQREVETGYIGELVMQELQRLDNVAYIRFASVYKNFEDLAEFQNAIAEVGKPARK; from the coding sequence ATGAAATGTCCGTTCTGCCAGCATGAAGATACCCAAGTCCTCGATACCCGCGTATCGGAGGAGGGGGATTCTATTCGCCGGCGGCGGCGCTGCGGCAAATGTGATAAACGATTTACCACGTATGAGCGTATCGAACTGGTGATGCCGTATGTGGTCAAGAAGAACGGCAGCCGTACCGAGTACGCAGCAGCCAAGTTGCGCGGCAGCCTGGAGTTGGCCTTACGCAAGCGTCCCGTGGCGGCGCCGGCGGTAGATGCTGCAATTGCTTCAATCGAAGAAAAGCTGCTGACCAGCGGCCAGCGCGAAGTGGAAACCGGCTACATCGGCGAGCTGGTGATGCAGGAGTTGCAGCGTCTCGATAACGTGGCGTACATCCGCTTTGCCTCCGTGTATAAAAACTTTGAAGATCTGGCCGAATTCCAGAACGCCATTGCCGAAGTCGGCAAGCCTGCGCGTAAATAG
- the glyA gene encoding serine hydroxymethyltransferase yields the protein MFAKDHTLASVDPELFGAIQNENTRQHDHIELIASENYTSPAVMEAQGSQLTNKYAEGYPGKRYYGGCEYVDVVEQLAIDRVKKLFGAEAANVQPNSGSQANQGVFFAVLKPGDTIMGMSLAEGGHLTHGMPLNMSGKWFNVVSYGLTAAEDIDYDAMEALAKEHKPKLIIAGASAFSKKIDFERFAAVAKAVGAYFMVDMAHYAGLIAAGLYPNPVPHADFVTSTTHKSLRGPRGGIILMKAEHEKAINSAIFPGIQGGPLMHVIAGKAVAFQEALQPAFKEYQQQVVKNADVLAKTLIKRGLRIVSGGTESHVMLVDLRPKNLTGKEAEAILGSAHITTNKNGIPNDPQKPFVTSGVRLGSPAMTTRGFKEAEAEQVGNLIADVLDNPHDAATIERVKAAVKVLADKFPVYAK from the coding sequence ATGTTCGCAAAAGATCATACCCTCGCCAGCGTAGACCCAGAGTTGTTCGGCGCAATTCAAAACGAAAACACCCGTCAGCACGATCACATTGAACTGATCGCTTCAGAAAATTACACCTCGCCAGCCGTGATGGAAGCGCAAGGTTCGCAACTGACCAATAAATACGCCGAAGGCTATCCGGGCAAGCGCTACTACGGTGGCTGTGAGTACGTCGACGTGGTCGAGCAACTGGCCATTGACCGCGTGAAGAAACTGTTTGGCGCGGAAGCGGCCAACGTCCAGCCTAACTCGGGTTCGCAAGCCAACCAGGGCGTGTTCTTCGCCGTGCTGAAGCCGGGCGACACCATCATGGGTATGTCGCTGGCCGAAGGCGGTCACCTGACCCACGGCATGCCGCTCAATATGTCCGGCAAATGGTTCAACGTCGTCTCCTACGGCCTGACCGCCGCCGAAGACATCGACTACGACGCGATGGAAGCGCTGGCCAAGGAGCACAAGCCTAAGCTGATCATCGCCGGCGCCTCGGCGTTCTCGAAAAAGATCGACTTCGAGCGCTTCGCCGCCGTTGCCAAAGCCGTTGGCGCATACTTCATGGTCGACATGGCGCACTACGCCGGCCTGATCGCTGCTGGTCTGTATCCTAACCCGGTGCCACACGCCGACTTCGTCACCTCGACCACGCACAAATCGCTGCGCGGCCCACGCGGCGGCATCATCCTGATGAAGGCTGAACACGAGAAAGCCATCAACTCGGCCATCTTCCCTGGCATCCAGGGCGGCCCGCTGATGCACGTGATCGCCGGTAAAGCGGTGGCGTTCCAGGAAGCGCTGCAGCCTGCGTTCAAAGAGTACCAGCAGCAAGTGGTGAAAAACGCCGACGTGCTGGCCAAGACCCTGATCAAGCGCGGCCTGCGCATTGTGTCGGGCGGCACCGAGTCGCACGTGATGCTGGTGGACCTGCGTCCGAAAAACCTGACCGGCAAGGAAGCGGAAGCGATCCTGGGTTCGGCCCACATCACCACCAACAAGAACGGCATTCCTAACGATCCGCAGAAGCCATTCGTGACTTCGGGCGTACGTCTGGGTTCGCCAGCGATGACCACCCGCGGCTTCAAGGAAGCGGAAGCGGAACAAGTCGGCAACCTGATCGCAGACGTGCTGGATAACCCGCACGACGCGGCCACCATCGAGCGCGTTAAAGCGGCGGTGAAGGTTCTGGCTGACAAGTTCCCTGTCTACGCCAAGTAA
- a CDS encoding GspH/FimT family pseudopilin: protein MKHAGLTLIELLIMLVIASVLLGAAAPSFHQSLQRLRLQAAVNDLLAAIDLTRTQALARGSKVLMAPLQQEWQSGWVVFLDQNGNRRPDAEEKILYRHDPLRTDIVITSKFTSGNSPAYLAYNGTGRTCAAGNSIAARWGTLSLTQGDQARHIKINMLGRVRVCDPATASANCTGADD from the coding sequence ATGAAACATGCCGGCCTCACGCTGATCGAGTTGCTGATCATGTTGGTCATCGCCAGCGTGCTGCTCGGCGCTGCGGCGCCGTCATTCCACCAGTCGCTGCAACGCCTGCGCCTGCAAGCAGCCGTCAACGACTTGCTGGCTGCCATCGACCTGACCCGCACGCAAGCGTTGGCGCGCGGCAGCAAGGTGCTGATGGCGCCGCTGCAACAGGAATGGCAAAGCGGCTGGGTCGTGTTCCTCGACCAAAACGGCAACCGCCGGCCAGACGCGGAGGAAAAAATCCTTTACCGCCACGACCCGCTGCGCACCGACATCGTCATTACCTCCAAATTCACTTCTGGCAATAGCCCGGCCTATCTGGCCTACAACGGCACCGGCCGTACTTGTGCCGCCGGCAACAGCATCGCCGCCCGCTGGGGCACGCTATCGCTGACGCAGGGCGACCAGGCGCGCCATATCAAGATCAACATGCTGGGCCGCGTGCGCGTCTGCGATCCCGCCACCGCCTCTGCCAACTGCACCGGAGCCGACGATTGA
- a CDS encoding type IV pilin protein: MKANGFSLIELLVVLVILAVLAAQAMPAYQQHIIRTKRGEAQSALLKLMMQQERFHSQNNTYIAFSASSSEPEARLFQWWSGAKPQSSAYEIEGKACNGETIRECVQIVATPGTRAVDAHFRDDDCQTLMLTSNGLRLASGPASGCWL; this comes from the coding sequence ATGAAAGCCAACGGCTTCAGCCTGATCGAATTGCTGGTGGTGCTGGTGATCCTGGCCGTGCTGGCAGCCCAGGCCATGCCGGCGTATCAGCAGCACATCATCCGAACCAAGCGCGGCGAAGCGCAATCGGCGTTGCTCAAGCTGATGATGCAGCAAGAGCGCTTTCATTCGCAGAACAACACCTACATCGCATTCTCGGCCAGCAGCAGCGAACCGGAGGCCCGACTTTTCCAGTGGTGGAGCGGTGCCAAGCCACAAAGCAGCGCCTACGAAATCGAAGGCAAGGCCTGCAACGGCGAGACCATCCGGGAATGCGTGCAAATCGTCGCCACGCCCGGCACCCGCGCAGTCGATGCGCACTTTCGCGACGACGACTGCCAGACGCTGATGTTGACCAGCAACGGCCTGCGCCTCGCCAGCGGCCCGGCCTCCGGATGCTGGCTATGA
- a CDS encoding riboflavin synthase → MFTGIVAAVGKIESVKPLEGGSFAGVRLDINAGGLPLADVGLGDSIAINGACMTVVEKDATNFRVDVSRESLNKTVGLDTTTEVNLEKALTLNERLGGHLVSGHVDGLGVVRKFEPVGESWELVIESPHELAKFLAYKGSIVVNGVSLTVNRVTDIGIGADLVCQFSINLIPHTIAVTTLKHLKVDAKVNLEIDLIARYVERMVSVGAATK, encoded by the coding sequence ATGTTTACTGGTATCGTCGCCGCTGTCGGCAAAATTGAATCGGTCAAACCGCTGGAAGGCGGCTCTTTCGCAGGCGTGCGCCTGGACATCAACGCCGGCGGCCTGCCGCTGGCTGACGTCGGCCTGGGCGATTCGATCGCCATCAACGGCGCCTGCATGACGGTGGTGGAGAAGGACGCCACCAATTTCCGCGTCGACGTCTCGCGCGAAAGCCTGAACAAGACTGTCGGGCTGGATACGACCACCGAGGTCAACCTGGAAAAAGCGCTGACGCTGAACGAGCGCCTGGGCGGTCATCTGGTGTCCGGCCACGTTGACGGTCTGGGTGTGGTGCGCAAGTTCGAGCCGGTGGGCGAATCGTGGGAACTGGTGATCGAATCGCCGCACGAGCTGGCCAAGTTCCTGGCCTACAAAGGCTCGATCGTGGTCAATGGCGTGTCGCTGACCGTCAACCGCGTGACCGATATCGGCATCGGCGCCGACCTGGTGTGCCAGTTCTCGATCAACCTGATCCCGCACACCATCGCCGTCACCACCCTGAAGCACCTGAAAGTCGACGCCAAGGTCAATTTGGAAATCGACCTGATCGCCCGTTACGTCGAGCGCATGGTGTCGGTTGGCGCCGCCACCAAATAA
- a CDS encoding SDR family NAD(P)-dependent oxidoreductase, which yields MIVFITGATAGFGAAMARIFASNGHKVLISGRREDRLQALSAELGDAVRPIVLDVTDKASIQAALDGLPAEWRDIDVLVNNAGLALGVTPAQTSSLEDWDTMIATNVSGLVAMTRAILPGMVARNSGTIINIGSIAGSTPYPGGNVYGATKAFVNQFTQNLRADLAGTNVRTTNLAPGLCGGTEFSNVRLKDDAAAAKVYEGTTPLNAEDIANTAYWIATLPPHVNINRIDMMPTCQGYGPLNVKRS from the coding sequence ATGATCGTCTTCATCACCGGCGCCACCGCCGGCTTCGGCGCCGCCATGGCGCGCATCTTCGCCAGCAACGGTCACAAGGTTCTGATCAGCGGCCGCCGCGAAGACCGCCTGCAGGCGCTGTCGGCCGAGCTGGGCGACGCCGTCCGACCGATCGTGCTGGACGTGACCGACAAGGCCTCGATCCAGGCCGCGCTCGACGGCCTGCCGGCCGAGTGGCGCGACATCGACGTGCTGGTCAACAATGCCGGCCTGGCGCTGGGTGTGACGCCGGCGCAGACTTCGTCGCTGGAAGACTGGGACACCATGATCGCCACCAACGTCAGCGGCCTGGTCGCCATGACCCGCGCCATTCTGCCCGGCATGGTCGCGCGTAACAGCGGCACCATCATCAACATCGGCTCGATCGCCGGCTCGACACCCTACCCTGGCGGTAACGTATATGGCGCCACCAAGGCGTTTGTCAACCAGTTCACGCAAAACCTGCGCGCCGACCTGGCCGGTACCAACGTGCGCACCACCAACCTGGCGCCGGGCCTGTGCGGCGGCACCGAGTTCTCCAACGTGCGCCTGAAGGATGACGCGGCGGCCGCCAAGGTCTACGAAGGCACCACCCCGCTGAATGCCGAAGACATCGCCAACACGGCGTACTGGATTGCCACCCTCCCTCCGCATGTCAACATCAACCGGATTGACATGATGCCAACTTGCCAGGGCTACGGCCCGCTGAACGTCAAGCGCAGCTAA
- a CDS encoding pilus assembly PilX family protein produces the protein MRKQRGIVLLVSLVLLIMVLLLGVSAAQLCLQGEKAARAERDRDVAFLTAEDALADAERDIRASNDPSRRAAFEGEDAFGATCGAGGVGLRLRAAAGEKAVWQVVDLSGVADDGACTVTHGAYTAAALPTGEGFLPFKKPRYLIERMECHQPGDDASASARPQYCYRVTAIGFGAKPGTDVVLQSVFSKPEEKP, from the coding sequence ATGCGCAAGCAACGGGGGATTGTGTTGCTGGTCAGCCTGGTGCTGCTGATCATGGTGCTGCTGTTAGGCGTGTCGGCGGCGCAGTTGTGTTTGCAGGGTGAGAAGGCGGCGCGCGCCGAGCGCGATCGGGATGTGGCGTTTCTGACGGCGGAGGATGCCTTGGCAGATGCGGAGCGGGATATTCGGGCTAGCAACGATCCTTCGCGGCGGGCGGCGTTTGAGGGCGAGGATGCGTTTGGCGCGACGTGCGGGGCGGGTGGCGTCGGCTTGCGGTTGCGGGCGGCGGCTGGGGAGAAGGCGGTTTGGCAGGTGGTGGATCTGTCCGGCGTCGCGGACGATGGTGCATGCACGGTGACGCATGGTGCGTACACGGCAGCGGCCCTGCCGACTGGTGAAGGCTTTCTGCCGTTCAAGAAGCCGCGCTATCTGATTGAGCGGATGGAGTGCCATCAGCCGGGTGATGACGCGTCGGCGAGTGCCAGGCCGCAGTACTGCTACCGCGTCACCGCCATTGGCTTCGGCGCCAAGCCGGGGACGGATGTGGTTTTGCAAAGCGTATTCAGCAAGCCAGAGGAGAAGCCATGA